The following proteins are encoded in a genomic region of Vigna radiata var. radiata cultivar VC1973A unplaced genomic scaffold, Vradiata_ver6 scaffold_7, whole genome shotgun sequence:
- the LOC106753762 gene encoding 1,4-dihydroxy-2-naphthoyl-CoA thioesterase 1-like — protein MENQHQSSKTSEVDAPLHSTGFEIQDLSPKRVSSYLPVTQKCCQPFKVLHGGVSALVAEAFASIGAHMACGYKRVAGIQLSINHLKSVVLGDLVYAEATPSKTLKIEFRVL, from the exons ATGGAAAACCAGCACCAATCATCAAAAACTTCTGAAGTAGATGCTCCTCTCCATTCAACTGGATTTGAGATTCAAGATTTGTCTCCAAAAAGGGTATCTAGCTATCTCCCTGTTACACAAAAGTGCTGCCAG CCCTTCAAGGTGCTGCACGGAGGGGTGTCGGCATTGGTGGCAGAGGCTTTTGCAAGCATAGGTGCCCACATGGCTTGTGGTTACAAAAGAGTGGCTGGGATTCAGCTGAGCATCAACCATTTGAAAAGTGTTGTGCTTGGTGACTTGGTCTATGCAGAAGCTACCCCCTCTAAAActctaaaaattgaatttagggttttgtaG